The following coding sequences lie in one Phacochoerus africanus isolate WHEZ1 chromosome 12, ROS_Pafr_v1, whole genome shotgun sequence genomic window:
- the COMMD3 gene encoding COMM domain-containing protein 3 isoform X2, whose translation MELSEYVQKGFQMLADPGSFDSNAFTLLLRAAFQSLLDAQADEAVLDHPDLKCIDPVVLKHCHAAAATYILEAGKQRADKSTLSIGRSLPHITDVSWRLEYQIKTSQLHKMYRPAYLVTLNVENTDFPSHPEINFSCNMEQLQDLVGKLKDASKSLERATQL comes from the exons ATGGAGCTCTCGGAGTATGTGCAGAAAGGCTTCCAGATGCTGGCAGATCCCGGCTCCTTCGACTCCAACGCCTTCACGCTTCTCCTCCGGGCGGCTTTCCAGAGCCTGCTGGACGCCCAGGCGGACGAGGCCGTGTTAG atcACCCAGACTTGAAATGTATCGACCCAGTGGTTTTAAAACATTGTCATGCCGCAGCTGCAACTTACATACTGGAGGCTGGAAAGCAAAGAGCTGACAAATCAACTCTAAG TATAGGCAGATCTCTCCCTCATATAACTGATGTTTCTTGGCGTTTGGAATATCAGATAAAG ACCAGTCAGCTTCATAAGATGTACAGACCTGCATATTTGGTGACCTTAAATGTAGAG aacaCTGATTTCCCATCCCACCCAGAGATTAATTTTAGTTGCAACATGGAACAATTACAG GACTTAGTAGGAAAACTTAAAGATGCTTCGAAAAGCCTGGAAAGAGCAACTCAGTTGTAA
- the COMMD3 gene encoding COMM domain-containing protein 3 isoform X1 produces MELSEYVQKGFQMLADPGSFDSNAFTLLLRAAFQSLLDAQADEAVLDHPDLKCIDPVVLKHCHAAAATYILEAGKQRADKSTLSTYLEDCKFDRERIELFCTEYQNNRNSLEILLGSIGRSLPHITDVSWRLEYQIKTSQLHKMYRPAYLVTLNVENTDFPSHPEINFSCNMEQLQDLVGKLKDASKSLERATQL; encoded by the exons ATGGAGCTCTCGGAGTATGTGCAGAAAGGCTTCCAGATGCTGGCAGATCCCGGCTCCTTCGACTCCAACGCCTTCACGCTTCTCCTCCGGGCGGCTTTCCAGAGCCTGCTGGACGCCCAGGCGGACGAGGCCGTGTTAG atcACCCAGACTTGAAATGTATCGACCCAGTGGTTTTAAAACATTGTCATGCCGCAGCTGCAACTTACATACTGGAGGCTGGAAAGCAAAGAGCTGACAAATCAACTCTAAG cactTACCTAGAAGACTGTAAATTTGATAGAGAGAGAATAGAATTGTTTTGCACAGAATATCAG aatAATAGAAATTCCCTAGAAATCCTACTGGGAAG TATAGGCAGATCTCTCCCTCATATAACTGATGTTTCTTGGCGTTTGGAATATCAGATAAAG ACCAGTCAGCTTCATAAGATGTACAGACCTGCATATTTGGTGACCTTAAATGTAGAG aacaCTGATTTCCCATCCCACCCAGAGATTAATTTTAGTTGCAACATGGAACAATTACAG GACTTAGTAGGAAAACTTAAAGATGCTTCGAAAAGCCTGGAAAGAGCAACTCAGTTGTAA